The genome window GCGGACCCGTCGCGGCGCTGGCCCGGTACCACGACGTCCCGCCCGAGCGGGTCGTCGTCGTCCACGACGAGCTCGACATCCCGTTCGCCGACGTCCGGCTCAAGCGGGGCGGCGGGGAGGGCGGGCACAACGGCCTGCGTGACACGACGAAGGCCCTGGGCACCAAGGACTACGTGCGCGTCCGCGTGGGTGTCGGGCGGCCGCCGGGGCGGCAGGACCCCGCCGACTTCGTCCTCAAGGACTTCTCCGGTCCCGAGCGCAAGGACCTGCCCTGGCTCGTGGACCGTGCCGCGGACGCCGTGGAGGCGGTCGTGACCGACGGGCTCGAGGCGGCGCAGCTGAGGTTCCACACCAAGGCCTGAGGACCACCCCGGACGTTCACCCGACCGTCGACCCGCCGTCACCCGCACGCCTCCGCGGCGATGCGCGGATGGGGTGAAATCGGGCACAAAGGTGTGAATCTCCCGAAATCGCCGTATAGCCTCCTTTTGGCACCAGGAGCAAGGGCGGCAACGGGGGAGAGATGACACTGACGACGGGCCGGGAGGCGGAGCTCGACGACGGGGTCGCGGAGCGCCGGGGGCGTGCGCTCGAACCGCGGCGCTCCTGGGCGTCCTCGGAGCCGTTCGTCAGACGCCCCACCCGCGAGAACTCGGACCCCGCGATCCGCTCCGTCGCCTGGGCGGCGGTCAGTCGCCGGTACAGCCTGGTCGCCGTGCTGCTCGACATGCTGGTGGCGCTCCTCGTGGGGGTCTCGGTCATGGGCCCCGCGTACGGCCTGCTGACGGCCGCTCGCCTCGCCTGCGGCGGCGCGGCCCTGTTCGTCGCGCTCGTCGGGGTCTCCGGCGGCTACCGCAGGAGCGCGGCGGGCGACGGACCGGGGGAGTTCCAGGCCCTGCTGCGCGCCACCGCTGCCACGGTCCTCATCCTCATGACGATGGGCTACGTGCTGCGCGTGCCCGTGCCGCGCGGCTACGTGCTGATCGGCGTGCCCGTCACGCTCGTGATCT of Cellulomonas dongxiuzhuiae contains these proteins:
- the pth gene encoding aminoacyl-tRNA hydrolase; amino-acid sequence: MSDAPWLVVGLGNPGAQYAGNRHNVGQMVLDELARRAGVTFASRGGGLLGRRPQAATADARLGTLPGGVPGPRVVLAKPTTYMNVSGGPVAALARYHDVPPERVVVVHDELDIPFADVRLKRGGGEGGHNGLRDTTKALGTKDYVRVRVGVGRPPGRQDPADFVLKDFSGPERKDLPWLVDRAADAVEAVVTDGLEAAQLRFHTKA